GGCCATTGCGCTTCCCGCGGGTCAAGCGTCATTGCGCGCTCGTAACAGGCCGCCCCCTCATCGTAATAGTAATTGGCCTGGTAGATGCGCCCGAGCTCGCCCACATTCTCGGCCGACGGGTCCGCCTGAACGCGCGCAATCGCCGAATCCAGCAGGGGCGCGAGTTTCTGTCGGCTCGCATCCAGTTCCGGCCGCTCGGGAAGCCGGGCGAGGGTCTCGGCGGCCTCTCGCCGGGCCTGCGTCACGCGCCAGGCGGCGGCGGCCAGGGCAACCAGGACGGCCGCGGATAAAACGGCTATCACGCGCCCGCGCAGCGTAGAAGAGGCGGGCTTCGCACCGGCCATACTCATGGAGCCTCCCCGGACTCGGCCGGTGAGGCCTCGCCCCAGTGGTTGCGCCAGAGCGAGATTCGATTCTCCCGATCATACGGCTGTGCGGTGGGGTAGGATCCCGTCACGAAGTCCACACGCCCGTCGCCATCGATATCGCCGGGCGCCATAACAATCAGATGGGCCGGATAGCGCGTAATATCCCGCCGCGTGAAATTCATTTTGCCGTCGTTCTCGAACCAGATGATGCTGGCGTCGGTCGAGCTCTCGTCCTGGCCCAGCGAGCTGGTGACGATGATATCCAGGTCGCCGTCGTTGTCGATATCCACCGCGTGCCCCGAAGCCGCCCCCGCGAAATCATCGATCCGGTGGTACTCGAACTCCAGGTTGCCCTTGTTTTCCAGCCACTGAATTCCATGCCACGGTCGCGGGCCCGGCGGTTGATAATCGAACGAGTCGCCATTGGTAAACAGGATATCCAAGTCGCCGTCGCCGTCGAGGTCGGCCAGGTTGAGCCCGCTGCTCCCGAAATCCTCATTGGTGGATCCGAAAACCCGGTGCGCGGTGAAATTGGCCTTGCCATCGTTCTCGAAGATGTACACCTCTTCCCATTCCTGAGATACCAGGGCCACGATGTCGAGGTCGCCATCGCCATCCATGTCGGCCACGGGCGTATGAATCGTGCCGGAGAGATTCAGTAGGTTATGGCTCCGATAGAGCCAGTCCTCATCAAGTTTTTCCATCCATCGAATCTCGCCGCGCTCGTAACCAAACTGGCCCACGACCAAATCCAGGTCGCCGTCG
The Candidatus Hydrogenedentota bacterium genome window above contains:
- a CDS encoding VCBS repeat-containing protein is translated as MAVLKTFRRLFFRQPAALLLLMPCVLHGCAGSETETLDTDAARQAAKPARAPQIDFLKYERIGNPPPEGVLAMITHLDIVDLDQDGLPDVIFSDANTNTVCWLQQKPAGTFTERVLAENIKGPTHLSAVDIDQDGDLDILVASMGIVPPSNEEIGAVVVLENDGQQRFTVHYLAEGIARVTDVRAGDFDGDGDLDLVVGQFGYERGEIRWMEKLDEDWLYRSHNLLNLSGTIHTPVADMDGDGDLDIVALVSQEWEEVYIFENDGKANFTAHRVFGSTNEDFGSSGLNLADLDGDGDLDILFTNGDSFDYQPPGPRPWHGIQWLENKGNLEFEYHRIDDFAGAASGHAVDIDNDGDLDIIVTSSLGQDESSTDASIIWFENDGKMNFTRRDITRYPAHLIVMAPGDIDGDGRVDFVTGSYPTAQPYDRENRISLWRNHWGEASPAESGEAP